The Staphylococcus sp. KG4-3 genome has a window encoding:
- a CDS encoding acetoin utilization protein AcuC, giving the protein MSNMQQTTGYVYANELLQYRFSNKHPFNQMRLKLTTELLMELGQLKQHHIIAPRIASDDELSLIHSYDYIQAIRHASHGILNENEAKKYGLDGEDTLQFRMMHKHSARIVGGALNLADQIMSGTLTNGCHLGGGLHHSLPGRANGFCIYNDVAITISYLMKKYSQRVLCIDTDAHHGDGTQWSFYTNDQSLIYSIHETGKFLFPGSGHYTERGTEKGFGYTVNIPLEPYTEDQSFLDVFKQTIEPVVASFKPDIIVSVHGVDIHYLDPLTHMSCTLNTLYEIPYIIKSLADTYTQGKVIMFGGGGYNIWKVVPRAWSHVFLALIGEQSPTGNLPERWLSKWQPYATCALPTNWNDDKENYIEIPRRKEISEINMKQAQKVLNWFK; this is encoded by the coding sequence ATGAGTAATATGCAACAAACAACAGGTTATGTTTACGCTAATGAACTTTTACAATATCGATTTAGTAATAAACATCCATTTAATCAAATGAGATTAAAATTAACAACAGAATTACTTATGGAACTAGGACAATTAAAGCAACATCACATTATAGCACCCAGAATAGCATCAGATGATGAATTATCGCTAATACATTCCTATGATTATATACAAGCAATAAGGCATGCTTCGCATGGTATTTTAAATGAAAATGAAGCTAAAAAATATGGCTTAGATGGAGAGGATACACTTCAATTTAGAATGATGCATAAACATAGTGCACGCATCGTCGGTGGTGCGTTAAACTTAGCAGATCAAATTATGAGTGGTACCTTAACAAACGGTTGTCATTTAGGTGGTGGCTTACATCATAGTCTTCCTGGGCGTGCAAATGGCTTTTGTATTTATAACGATGTTGCCATTACAATTTCATATTTAATGAAAAAATACAGTCAACGGGTTCTGTGTATTGATACGGATGCTCATCATGGAGACGGTACTCAATGGAGTTTCTACACTAATGATCAATCACTAATCTATTCAATACATGAAACAGGAAAGTTTTTATTTCCAGGTTCAGGCCATTATACAGAGCGTGGCACCGAAAAAGGATTTGGCTATACGGTTAATATACCGTTAGAACCTTATACTGAAGATCAGTCCTTTTTAGATGTTTTTAAACAAACCATTGAACCCGTCGTAGCATCATTTAAACCGGATATTATTGTAAGTGTCCATGGTGTAGATATACATTATCTTGACCCACTCACACATATGAGCTGCACATTGAATACACTTTATGAAATACCATACATTATTAAATCACTAGCTGATACATATACACAAGGTAAGGTTATTATGTTTGGTGGCGGTGGCTATAATATATGGAAAGTTGTGCCACGTGCATGGTCTCATGTATTTTTAGCATTGATAGGAGAACAATCCCCAACAGGTAATCTTCCAGAACGATGGCTTAGTAAATGGCAACCTTATGCTACTTGTGCGCTACCTACCAATTGGAATGATGATAAAGAGAATTATATAGAAATACCTCGAAGAAAAGAAATAAGTGAGATTAATATGAAACAGGCTCAAAAAGTATTGAACTGGTTTAAATAA
- a CDS encoding DUF948 domain-containing protein gives MEWILPIAGIIAAIAFLILVIGIVVVLLSVKKNLDHVAKTLDGVEGQIQGITRESTDLLHKANRLTEDIQDKSDRLNSVVDAVKGIGDSVQTLNGSVDRVTNSITHNISQNEDKISQVVQWSNVAMEVADKWQNRRNRRDSANYKASSVANDTNHSYTTRVDNK, from the coding sequence ATGGAATGGATTTTACCTATAGCTGGAATTATTGCGGCGATTGCATTTCTAATATTAGTAATTGGTATCGTTGTAGTATTACTTTCAGTTAAGAAGAATTTAGATCACGTTGCTAAAACACTTGATGGAGTTGAAGGGCAAATTCAAGGTATTACACGTGAATCTACAGATTTACTTCACAAAGCGAATCGCTTAACTGAAGATATTCAAGATAAATCTGATCGTTTAAATTCAGTAGTTGATGCTGTTAAAGGTATCGGTGATTCTGTACAAACTTTAAATGGTTCAGTTGATCGAGTTACAAACTCAATTACGCACAATATTTCTCAAAATGAAGACAAAATTTCTCAAGTTGTACAATGGTCAAATGTAGCAATGGAAGTTGCTGATAAATGGCAAAACAGAAGAAATCGTAGAGATAGTGCAAATTATAAAGCGAGCAGTGTAGCAAACGATACAAATCATAGCTATACTACACGTGTAGATAACAAATAA
- a CDS encoding bifunctional 3-deoxy-7-phosphoheptulonate synthase/chorismate mutase, with the protein MTDKLKEYRDEIVEINEEILGLLSKRGKIAQKIGEEKRKQGTLVYDPQREKEMINQLLDKNEGPFNDNVIKQLFKEIFKASTDLQKSENEKHLYVSRKLKPEDTIVQFDNGGIIGDGNKSFVFGPCSVESQEQVDAVAANLQARGEKFIRGGAFKPRTSPYDFQGLGVEGLKILKNTKDKYGLNVVSEIVNPADFEVADEYLDVFQIGARNMQNFELLKEAGRSNKPILLKRGLSATIEEFIYAAEYIASQGNENIILCERGIRTYEKATRNTLDISAVPILKQGTHLPVMVDVTHSTGRKDIMIPTAKAGLAVGADGIMAEVHPDPSVALSDSGQQMDFNEFDKFYNEIKPLADMYNSKKLK; encoded by the coding sequence ATGACAGACAAATTAAAAGAATACAGAGATGAGATAGTTGAGATTAATGAAGAGATTTTAGGGCTATTATCTAAAAGAGGTAAAATAGCACAAAAAATAGGCGAGGAAAAACGTAAACAGGGCACACTTGTATATGATCCTCAACGTGAAAAAGAAATGATTAATCAATTATTAGATAAGAACGAAGGACCATTTAATGACAATGTAATCAAACAATTATTTAAAGAAATTTTTAAAGCCTCTACTGATTTGCAAAAATCTGAAAATGAAAAACACTTATATGTATCTAGAAAATTAAAACCAGAAGATACTATTGTTCAATTTGATAATGGAGGTATTATTGGAGATGGCAACAAATCATTTGTATTTGGACCATGTTCAGTAGAATCTCAAGAGCAAGTTGATGCCGTTGCAGCTAATTTACAAGCTAGAGGAGAAAAATTCATTAGAGGTGGGGCATTTAAACCGCGTACATCTCCATATGATTTCCAAGGATTAGGTGTTGAAGGTCTAAAAATACTTAAAAATACTAAAGATAAATACGGCTTAAATGTCGTAAGTGAAATAGTTAACCCAGCAGACTTTGAAGTAGCTGATGAATACTTAGATGTATTCCAAATTGGTGCACGTAACATGCAAAACTTTGAATTGCTTAAAGAAGCAGGTCGTTCAAACAAACCTATATTATTAAAACGTGGCTTATCAGCTACAATTGAAGAATTTATATATGCAGCTGAATATATCGCTTCACAAGGTAATGAAAATATTATCTTATGTGAACGAGGCATCCGCACATATGAAAAAGCAACAAGAAATACTTTAGATATTTCTGCTGTACCAATCTTAAAACAAGGTACACACTTACCAGTAATGGTTGATGTTACGCACAGTACTGGACGTAAAGATATCATGATTCCAACAGCAAAAGCTGGCTTAGCAGTTGGCGCTGACGGCATTATGGCTGAAGTACATCCTGATCCATCTGTTGCATTAAGTGATAGTGGACAACAAATGGACTTCAATGAATTTGATAAATTCTACAATGAAATTAAACCACTTGCAGATATGTACAACAGTAAAAAACTTAAATAA
- the acsA gene encoding acetate--CoA ligase, with translation MKVEVYKGESGDFNLQDYATEYNQFDWKEVEKSFSWYETGNVNMAHECIDRHVDEGKGEKIALHYKDDQRKESYTFNEMKANANKAANVLKNKANVEKGDRVFVFMPRTPELYFALFGTLKIGAIVGPLFEAFMEKAVGDRLENSEAKVIITTNALLPRIPKDKLPHLETIVVVDDEVDDTYVDFNTEFEQASDQFETEWLSLDDGLILHYTSGSTGQPKGVLHAQRAMLLHYISGKYVLDFKEDDVYWCTADPGWVTGTSYGIFSPWLNGVTNCIAGGRFSPEAWYGMIEEFKVTIWYTAPTALRMLMSAGDDIIEKFDLSSVKSILSVGEPLNPEVIKWAKDVFGKRVLDTWWMTETGGHMIVNYPSMDVKLGSMGKPLPGVEATIIDDQGNELPPNRMGNLAIKKGWPSMMVSIWKNPEKYDSYFIGDWYVSGDSAYKDEDGYFWFQGRVDDVIMTAGERVGPFEVESKLVEHEAVAEAGVIGKPDPVRGEIIKAFVALRPEYDESDELKEEIRKFVKEGLAAHAAPREIEFKDKLPKTRSGKIMRRVLKAWELDLPEGDLSTMED, from the coding sequence ATGAAAGTAGAAGTATACAAAGGGGAAAGTGGAGATTTTAACCTTCAAGACTATGCAACAGAATATAATCAATTTGATTGGAAAGAGGTAGAAAAGTCATTTTCATGGTATGAAACAGGAAATGTGAATATGGCACATGAATGTATTGATCGTCATGTAGATGAAGGTAAAGGGGAAAAAATTGCCTTACATTATAAAGATGATCAACGTAAAGAAAGTTATACTTTTAACGAAATGAAAGCAAATGCTAACAAAGCTGCAAATGTGCTAAAAAATAAAGCTAACGTTGAAAAAGGAGATCGAGTTTTTGTATTTATGCCAAGAACGCCGGAACTCTATTTTGCTCTTTTTGGAACGTTAAAAATAGGTGCTATTGTCGGTCCATTATTTGAAGCGTTTATGGAAAAAGCGGTTGGCGATAGATTAGAGAATAGTGAAGCTAAAGTTATAATCACTACGAATGCATTACTACCTAGAATACCAAAAGACAAATTACCACATTTAGAAACCATTGTAGTGGTAGATGATGAAGTAGATGACACTTACGTTGATTTTAATACTGAATTTGAGCAAGCTAGTGATCAATTTGAGACTGAATGGCTATCTTTAGATGATGGTTTAATTTTACATTACACTTCAGGTTCTACAGGACAACCAAAAGGCGTATTACATGCACAAAGAGCTATGTTATTACATTATATATCTGGTAAATATGTATTAGATTTTAAAGAAGATGATGTATATTGGTGTACTGCCGATCCAGGTTGGGTAACTGGTACATCTTATGGGATATTTAGTCCTTGGTTAAATGGTGTTACAAACTGTATTGCTGGTGGTAGATTTTCACCTGAAGCTTGGTATGGAATGATCGAAGAATTTAAAGTTACTATATGGTATACAGCGCCAACAGCATTAAGAATGTTGATGAGTGCAGGTGATGATATAATTGAAAAATTTGATTTATCATCAGTTAAAAGCATCTTATCCGTTGGTGAACCATTAAATCCTGAAGTCATCAAATGGGCTAAAGATGTCTTTGGTAAACGTGTACTAGATACATGGTGGATGACTGAAACTGGTGGCCATATGATAGTGAATTACCCTTCTATGGACGTTAAGTTAGGATCTATGGGTAAACCACTACCTGGTGTAGAAGCAACAATTATTGATGACCAAGGAAATGAATTACCACCAAATAGAATGGGAAATCTTGCGATTAAAAAAGGATGGCCATCTATGATGGTTTCCATTTGGAAAAACCCAGAAAAATACGATTCTTATTTCATTGGTGATTGGTATGTATCTGGTGATTCAGCTTATAAAGACGAAGACGGATATTTTTGGTTCCAAGGACGTGTAGATGATGTAATTATGACAGCTGGAGAACGCGTAGGTCCATTTGAAGTAGAGTCCAAATTAGTAGAACATGAAGCAGTAGCTGAAGCGGGTGTCATTGGTAAGCCTGATCCTGTCAGAGGAGAAATTATTAAAGCGTTCGTCGCATTACGTCCTGAATATGACGAATCAGATGAATTAAAAGAAGAAATTCGTAAATTTGTTAAAGAAGGATTAGCTGCTCATGCTGCACCAAGAGAAATTGAGTTTAAAGATAAGTTACCAAAAACACGTTCAGGTAAAATCATGCGTCGTGTACTTAAAGCATGGGAGCTTGATTTACCCGAAGGTGATTTAAGTACCATGGAAGATTAA
- a CDS encoding GNAT family N-acetyltransferase has protein sequence MKHIKTYQSQTYQLDEGQFVIEGPIPCRKLEKMTFDEGLSAFRPPKDQFEAVKEISELEEGRIFILRKEQHIVGYVTFHYPDPLERWSNGDLEYLIELGAIEISLAYRHLHLGSELIKVSLAADEYEDYIVLTTEYYWHWDLKNSGLDVYEYKKLMQKLMGYGGLEIFATDDPEITSHPANCLMARIGSRISIEQLQAFDDIRFMNRFFF, from the coding sequence ATGAAACATATTAAAACATATCAATCCCAAACCTATCAGTTAGACGAAGGACAGTTTGTCATTGAAGGCCCTATTCCATGTAGAAAGCTTGAAAAAATGACATTTGATGAAGGTTTATCTGCCTTTCGTCCACCGAAAGATCAATTTGAAGCAGTTAAAGAAATCAGTGAATTAGAAGAAGGTAGAATATTTATATTACGTAAAGAACAACACATTGTTGGGTATGTGACTTTTCATTATCCTGACCCTTTAGAAAGATGGTCAAACGGTGATTTAGAATACTTAATAGAATTAGGCGCAATTGAAATCAGTTTAGCTTATAGGCACTTACATTTAGGAAGCGAATTGATTAAAGTAAGTCTCGCTGCAGATGAATATGAAGATTACATTGTATTAACGACAGAATATTATTGGCACTGGGATTTAAAAAATTCTGGCCTCGATGTATATGAATATAAAAAATTAATGCAAAAACTTATGGGGTATGGGGGCCTTGAGATTTTTGCAACAGACGATCCAGAAATTACGAGTCATCCAGCAAATTGTTTGATGGCTAGAATCGGTTCAAGAATTTCTATTGAGCAATTACAAGCATTTGATGATATTAGATTCATGAATCGATTTTTCTTTTAA
- the ccpA gene encoding catabolite control protein A, with protein sequence MTVTIYDVAREARVSMATVSRVVNGNQNVKPETRDKVNEVIKKLNYRPNAVARGLASKRTTTVGVIIPDISNVYYSQLARGLEDIATMYKYHSIISNSDNDPSKEKEIFNNLLSKQVDGIIFLGGTISEEIKDLINKSSVPVVVSGTNGKDEGISSVNIDFEAAAKEITEHLIEKGAKSFAFVGGDYSKKAQEDVLVGLKDVLVQHKLKLDEQLIFNGNETYKDGLRAFESLATAKPDAILSISDEQAIGLVHAAQDAGVSVPDDLQIVSFNNTRLVEMVRPQLSSVIQPLYDIGAVGMRLLTKYMNEEDIDEPNVILPHRIEYRGTTK encoded by the coding sequence ATGACTGTTACAATATATGATGTAGCTAGAGAAGCTAGAGTTTCTATGGCAACCGTTTCTCGTGTAGTTAATGGCAACCAAAATGTTAAGCCTGAAACACGTGACAAAGTAAACGAAGTTATTAAGAAGTTAAACTATCGTCCAAATGCAGTAGCAAGAGGATTAGCAAGTAAACGTACAACAACAGTTGGCGTTATTATTCCAGATATCTCAAATGTGTATTATTCACAATTAGCACGTGGTTTAGAAGATATCGCAACAATGTATAAATACCATTCTATTATTTCAAATTCTGATAATGACCCAAGTAAGGAAAAAGAAATTTTTAATAATCTGTTAAGTAAACAAGTGGATGGTATCATATTCTTAGGAGGTACAATCTCTGAGGAAATAAAAGATTTAATTAATAAATCTTCAGTACCAGTAGTTGTTTCAGGTACTAATGGTAAAGATGAAGGCATCTCATCAGTTAATATTGATTTTGAAGCTGCTGCTAAAGAAATAACAGAACACTTAATCGAAAAAGGTGCTAAATCATTTGCCTTTGTAGGTGGAGATTATTCTAAGAAAGCACAAGAAGATGTTTTAGTAGGATTAAAAGATGTATTAGTTCAACATAAATTAAAATTAGACGAACAATTAATCTTTAATGGAAATGAAACCTATAAAGATGGATTACGTGCGTTTGAATCATTAGCAACTGCAAAACCGGATGCAATCTTATCAATCAGTGACGAACAAGCTATTGGATTGGTGCATGCTGCTCAAGATGCTGGCGTAAGTGTTCCGGACGATTTACAAATTGTTAGCTTTAATAATACAAGACTTGTTGAAATGGTTAGACCACAACTTTCTAGTGTAATTCAGCCGTTGTATGACATAGGTGCAGTTGGTATGAGATTACTTACAAAATATATGAATGAAGAAGATATCGATGAGCCTAATGTAATTTTACCTCACAGAATTGAATATAGAGGTACTACAAAATAA